TCGCTGAAGCCATTGCCGGAGTCCGGAGTAGCGGCCGAGGTCGTCATCATCCCCAGCAGCTGCCATACCGCGCCGTCCCAGAACTCCCACGCGACCCTGGCATTACCCGCCGCATTCACGCGGGGCACCGGTACATCTCCTTCGCCGACGGCCGGATTGGTCACATGGACCTGGAGCTTCACCTGCGTTGCCGCAACGCCAAACAGTTCAGGCTGCGCCAGGTACAACGTGTCGCCGAACCTTGGCCGGTCGCCGAACGGGAAGAAGTCCTTGTCGAGTTCGAGCGTGCGGCTGCCCGACGACGCCTGAACCAGACGAACACCATCGCCGCTCAGCGTGCGCTCCAGCGTCAGGGAGCGGGCATGAACCGCCGCGGCCAGAGGGCTCAGCAGCCGGCAGCGCAGCCAGTAAGCTGTCTCGCCTTCGACTGTAGTTTCAGGAAATGCCGGCATGTCCTGAAAGACAACATCACCGCTCTGGGTCATGGCGTTGGTGCCATCGCTTGTGGGCGTAAGCGTCAGCGCCTCTGAGCCGTTCCATATCTCCCATGCAACGACAGGCTGCGTCGCGGAGAAGACTTCTTCAAGGTCGAAGCTGAGCACAAGCTGCCGCAGCGCCTGCTTGCCGAAAAAGGCGGTGTCGCCGACCCAAAAGGCATGCTCCATCGGCGAGTTGCCGGTAAATATCGGGACGGGCTGCTCTGCGGGATCGGAAAGCAGCGACGACAGATCGGTATAGCGGTCGGTCTCCGGCACCTGCACCATCAGGCGATCCAGTTGCGCGGTGGACACGACCACTTCGCGATCTGTCTCAAAGATCACAGGTTTGCTCTCGCCCGGACTCGGCGCAGAGGCCACCTGTACGCCGGCCGGCACCACGGCCGCGATGGTCGCACCCGGGACCGGGCTAAATGTCAGCGGGACGCGCGCCGGCTGCGGCGGCATCACCGTCACTCCCAGTTGCTCTAAGAACAGCTCACGATGCTGGTCCGAAACGCGATTGATGCGCTCGACCACAAGTTCGGCAAAGCGGCCGAAGACCTGTACCAGACCCGCGGCGGCATCGCGACGGCTCGGGTCTGCCGTCCAGCCGGGGATATCCTGCGCAAGGCGGCGGTGCGCCTCCGCAATAAGGTCGGCGCGACTGCGCGGATCGACTGCGGGTGCGGCCGGCATCATGCGCGCCCCTGCAGATAGAACGGGTACACCAGGTTGTAACGGCTGTTTGTTCGCAGAATCCGATAGAGAAGATGAATTTCGAGGACCGCGCCATTGCTGGCGGGGCGCACGTCGAGCGCCAACAACTCGATGCGGCGCTCCCATACCTCCAGCGCCAGCCTGACCTCGTACGCGGCCAGGCTGGCGGTCGCGGCGTTGTTGGGCGCGAACACCAGCTGACTCAAGCCGCTGCCGAAATCCGGTCGCATCACCCGCTCACCATGCGCAGTGCTCAGAATCGTCCAGATGGACTGCCGCACGCTGCTCTCATACGCTGTAAGACGCACGCCGCCGTCCGCAATCTCCACGGGAAAGCTCCAGCCGACGCCGAGGAAGTCGATGCTCATCGTGTTCTCCTATCCGGCCAGAACCGTACCAGCCGCAATCACGGTACCGGCAGGCATATCCGCGGGATCGTTGCAGGTCATGGCGGTATCTCCGTTGCGAACGGCACCCTTTCCGTTGATCAGCACCGTCACGCTGCCGGCTGGGACGCTGGCCTGGTTCGATGGTGGCACCTGAAAGCTGATACCCGGCGGCATGGGGAGATGCGGTGGTGTGTTCACCGCCTTGCTGTCTACCGTAGCCGCCGGCAGCCCGCCAATGAGGACGTTCTGGCTCAGGCCGATCTGCAACTGTCCGCTGAAGGGGTGTGGCAGCGGCGTCGGTACCGGCCCCGCCGCGCTGGGCACCATAACAATGTGCACATCCACCGCCACCACCTTGTCGCCAAGCTTTGCTGCGGGCTGTCCCATGACGCTCCTCTTCTTGATCAGTACGCCTATCGTCTGCGCTTCAGTTCAGGTTGATCAGGCTGCCTTTGATGCTGGCCTGTCCGCTCGCCGTCACGTTGATGTCCTGCGATGCCTTGATGGCCACTGCAGCCGTTGAAGTGATCTCCACGCCTGCCCCGGTGAGCGTCAGCTTGCCCTGGGCTTCGACCTTCACGTTGCCGGCAGCGTGGATGGTGATGCTGTTGTCAGCGGTTGCAATGGTGATGTTGTTCTTCCCACTCTTGTCGATGATCTGGATCTTTTCCGCGCCTTCCGTGTCGTCCAGGCGCACCATGTGGCCGCTGCGCGACTTCAAAAAGCGATGGTTGTTTTTGCCGTCGGCATTTGCGTCCGGCGGCTTATCCACGCCGTTCCACAGAGACCCCAGCACGTAGGGATGATCGACCGATCCCTGCTCGAAGGCGATGAGCACCTCGTCACCCACCTCTGGCAGCAGGTACAGGCCGCAATCTTTGCCGGCCATGGGCGTCACGATCCTCGCCCAGTGGCTTTCGTCGCTTTCATCAAGCCACGGAAACTTCACCTTCACGCGGCCCAAGCCCTCGGCGTCCTTGTTGTCTGTGACCAGCGCCATCGCGACCCCAAGCGGGTGCGCGGTGCGCCGGTTCAACAGTAGGTTGGGCAATGTTCCCTGGCTCAATTTGCGTTCCTTCTCGCTTCGAAGCTGGTGCGGTAACCATTGTGGCTGTAGCGATGCGTGGCAGAGGTTATGTAGTACAGACCGCTGTGTGCCTTTCCAAGTCCGTCCAGGTGCACCGTGATGCCCGCGCGCAGATCGGTACGGCCGTTCAACTCGCTTTCCGCTCGTATGTAGTCAAGTGCCATCCGCTGCAGCCTGGCCTTTGCAACCTGGTCGGCATCTGCCTGGCTGGATGTCGGGTGCGAGCCGCCATTCCATGTCGCATCGCCAAACGCCGAACTGGCCGCCGCGATGCCAAGCGCCTTGCCGCTCATCGTGGAGCTTTCGTCGTCGCTCGAACTCTGGCCCACGCGCGCTCTCTTGCTGGCGGCATCCCACGAACGCATGGCCACGGCTCCGACCTGCTGCATGGACGAGCGGTAGATGCTGATCTGCTGCAGGTCTGCGGGATAGTTGAGCGTAAGGCTCTCTGCCGCTGTATGTTTTCTGGCGCGGAAGATCAGGCGGCGATCGCGTACAAAGACC
This genomic window from Terriglobus albidus contains:
- a CDS encoding GPW/gp25 family protein is translated as MSIDFLGVGWSFPVEIADGGVRLTAYESSVRQSIWTILSTAHGERVMRPDFGSGLSQLVFAPNNAATASLAAYEVRLALEVWERRIELLALDVRPASNGAVLEIHLLYRILRTNSRYNLVYPFYLQGRA
- a CDS encoding PAAR domain-containing protein, which translates into the protein MGQPAAKLGDKVVAVDVHIVMVPSAAGPVPTPLPHPFSGQLQIGLSQNVLIGGLPAATVDSKAVNTPPHLPMPPGISFQVPPSNQASVPAGSVTVLINGKGAVRNGDTAMTCNDPADMPAGTVIAAGTVLAG
- a CDS encoding phage baseplate assembly protein V, which translates into the protein MSQGTLPNLLLNRRTAHPLGVAMALVTDNKDAEGLGRVKVKFPWLDESDESHWARIVTPMAGKDCGLYLLPEVGDEVLIAFEQGSVDHPYVLGSLWNGVDKPPDANADGKNNHRFLKSRSGHMVRLDDTEGAEKIQIIDKSGKNNITIATADNSITIHAAGNVKVEAQGKLTLTGAGVEITSTAAVAIKASQDINVTASGQASIKGSLINLN
- a CDS encoding phage late control D family protein, whose product is MNLVSVVTVTVDGTPLPGEAAQDLLSVLVREEVQHPATFSLSLMNWGADPARPGMKWSDDELFAIGKTLEIKLGYMDQTETLMTGEITGSELVCAAGQEPRFVVRGYDRGHRLMRGRKTHSFTHMTDSDIVEQIAGRYGLIVETEPTREVYPYVLQNNLTDAEFLETRAQRIGYEVFVRDRRLIFRARKHTAAESLTLNYPADLQQISIYRSSMQQVGAVAMRSWDAASKRARVGQSSSDDESSTMSGKALGIAAASSAFGDATWNGGSHPTSSQADADQVAKARLQRMALDYIRAESELNGRTDLRAGITVHLDGLGKAHSGLYYITSATHRYSHNGYRTSFEARRNAN